A single genomic interval of Ischnura elegans chromosome 3, ioIscEleg1.1, whole genome shotgun sequence harbors:
- the LOC124155074 gene encoding uncharacterized protein LOC124155074 isoform X2: MLSAPHLTTLTLLVVGVFTVSALPDKSYKDHDLNLRNTRSVESNIASSSENQEKPQNFDPVESGSFTTDLGKPVVSHDPAGSIFGNDYAHILCSKTGCDDMDEESSASGEDDGDLTIRAMKEFTSSRKRRSFDVPGPPNWFLSANLRDFQDTWPSAYPGETGPYFPAPRSRKWITQIADRVPHSVYLLRLVHPEGQPGSQYRRSDGRATRGRIVETADGRRYRITPRVITLYE, encoded by the exons ATGCTCTCTGCTCCACATTTGACCACGCTCACTCTTCTGGTAGTTGGTGTCTTTACG GTGTCAGCTCTTCCTGACAAAAGTTATAAGGACCATGACTTGAATTTGAGGAACACCCGCTCTGTGGAGTCAAATATTGCAAGCTCATCAGAAAACCAAGAAAAACCCCAGAATTTTGACCCAGTGGAATCGGGGTCCTTTACGACTGATCTTGGGAAACCGGTGGTATCGCATGACCCTGCGGGAAGCATTTTCGGAAATGATTATGCCCATATCCTGTGTTCAAAAACTGGATGCGACGATATGGATGAAGAATCCTCTGCCTCTGGCGAGGATGATGGCGATTTGACG ATTAGGGCGATGAAGGAATTCACGAGCAGCCGGAAGCGGAGGTCATTTGATGTCCCAGGTCCCCCGAACTGGTTCCTAAGCGCGAACTTGAGAGATTTCCAGGACACATGGCCTTCGGCGTACCCCGGGGAGACCGGCCCATATTTTCCAGCTCCTCGCTCCAGGAAGTGGATCACGCAGATTGCAGACAGGGTTCCCCACAGCGTGTACTTGCTCCGTCTGGTGCACCCTGAGGGTCAGCCAGGGTCGCAGTACAGGAGGTCGGACGGTCGGGCGACGAGGGGACGGATCGTGGAAACGGCAGATGGTAGACGATACAGGATCACGCCTCGCGTCATCACGCTGTATGAATGA
- the LOC124156212 gene encoding uncharacterized protein LOC124156212, giving the protein MECPQQTPMFILVLLLLSETCRCLPVEPKSEPRGGWESLGVPPKRQASSLPRFDHRHPSLVDRADRVAGAFRSIVNFLALVGEIEHFISERARNVMRKLAKYYAADENVDCTSCLKTWNKREAAEEGRHLIAKGMT; this is encoded by the exons ATGGAGTGTCCACAGCAAACGCCAATGTTCATATTAGTGCTTTTGTTGCTCTCCGAAACA TGCCGCTGTCTGCCGGTGGAGCCGAAGAGTGAGCCGAGGGGCGGCTGGGAGAGCCTTGGCGTGCCGCCTAAGCGCCAGGCATCGTCCCTCCCGCGCTTCGACCACCGTCACCCGTCACTCGTGGACCGCGCCGACCGGGTGGCCGGCGCCTTCCGCAGCATCGTCAACTTCCTCGCGTTGGTCGGCGAGATCGAGCACTTCATCAGCGAGAGGGCGAGGAACGTGATGCGCAAGCTGGCCAAATATTACGCAGCCGACGAAAACGTGGACTGCACCTCGTGCCTCAAGACGTGGAACAAACGGGAGGCCGCCGAAGAAGGGAGGCACCTGATCGCCAAGGGAATGACGTGA
- the LOC124155074 gene encoding uncharacterized protein LOC124155074 isoform X1, with protein sequence MVASNGNISQLMSMTPSKARFLLAVPVSALPDKSYKDHDLNLRNTRSVESNIASSSENQEKPQNFDPVESGSFTTDLGKPVVSHDPAGSIFGNDYAHILCSKTGCDDMDEESSASGEDDGDLTIRAMKEFTSSRKRRSFDVPGPPNWFLSANLRDFQDTWPSAYPGETGPYFPAPRSRKWITQIADRVPHSVYLLRLVHPEGQPGSQYRRSDGRATRGRIVETADGRRYRITPRVITLYE encoded by the exons ATGGTAGCATCAAATGGAAATATCAGTCAACTCATGTCAATGACCCCATCGAAGGCGCGTTTCTTattagctgtaccg GTGTCAGCTCTTCCTGACAAAAGTTATAAGGACCATGACTTGAATTTGAGGAACACCCGCTCTGTGGAGTCAAATATTGCAAGCTCATCAGAAAACCAAGAAAAACCCCAGAATTTTGACCCAGTGGAATCGGGGTCCTTTACGACTGATCTTGGGAAACCGGTGGTATCGCATGACCCTGCGGGAAGCATTTTCGGAAATGATTATGCCCATATCCTGTGTTCAAAAACTGGATGCGACGATATGGATGAAGAATCCTCTGCCTCTGGCGAGGATGATGGCGATTTGACG ATTAGGGCGATGAAGGAATTCACGAGCAGCCGGAAGCGGAGGTCATTTGATGTCCCAGGTCCCCCGAACTGGTTCCTAAGCGCGAACTTGAGAGATTTCCAGGACACATGGCCTTCGGCGTACCCCGGGGAGACCGGCCCATATTTTCCAGCTCCTCGCTCCAGGAAGTGGATCACGCAGATTGCAGACAGGGTTCCCCACAGCGTGTACTTGCTCCGTCTGGTGCACCCTGAGGGTCAGCCAGGGTCGCAGTACAGGAGGTCGGACGGTCGGGCGACGAGGGGACGGATCGTGGAAACGGCAGATGGTAGACGATACAGGATCACGCCTCGCGTCATCACGCTGTATGAATGA
- the LOC124156213 gene encoding pyroglutamyl-peptidase 1 isoform X2, protein MGDISVDSAAVGKMQNNVDARDSKVVVTGFGPFKHHTVNASWEAVKLLPSLNVEDSLGVKFVIEEIPVSYEAVTERVPQLWKTHNPVLVVHVGVSSIAKEITLETKAYKSGYWKPDVDGKVPESGCCSCGKDECISSTLDVDNICSEVNSCEGGSLACLSSDAGREHCSHTDYIPCMFRLLVQEKWTMSTSVSSSIIHH, encoded by the exons ATGGGAGATATTTCTGTCGATAGTGCAGCAGTCGGAAAGATGCAGAATAATG TGGATGCACGTGATTCCAAGGTAGTCGTCACTGGATTCGGCCCTTTTAAGCATCACACCGTAAATGCAAGTTGGGAAGCGGTGAAACTTCTTCCATCGTTAAATGTTGAAGATAGtcttggtgtaaaatttgtgaTAGAAGAGATCCCCGTGTCTTACGAGGCTGTGACCGAAAGAGTGCCTCAACTCTGGAAAACCCACAATCCCGTA CTAGTCGTCCATGTTGGTGTTTCGAGCATTGCCAAAGAAATAACGCTGGAGACGAAAGCCTACAAATCCGGATATTGGAAGCCTGACGTGGATGGAAAAGTTCCGGAAAGTGGCTGCTGCTCATGTGGGAAGGATGAGTGCATATCATCGACATTGGATGTGGATAATATTTGCTCAGAGGTGAACAGTTGTGAAGGGGGTTCTCTGGCTTGTTTGTCTTCTGATGCTGGGCG TGAACATTGCAGCCATACTGATTACATTCCTTGCATGTTCAGGTTATTGGTGCAAGAAAAATGGACCATGA
- the LOC124155073 gene encoding uncharacterized protein LOC124155073, producing the protein MALKMISFSHPSLLPLVSTVILLLISIQASMSQRPPSWGQPPQFYQNPAPTPPRRQFYHQRGFEYQNVQPQRFVKTVSRQALVDMAAFQSRSYHIPHTPGVEYHRGSWGILPTGNFFFDRCDYTRQPVVPGPANVHQHYGRKIYGGPANVQQHYGQKTYGGPANVQQKYGQKTYGLNTHTWAPPRPQNPIYNPLKPQPQSYASSNLYHAKYAGFS; encoded by the exons ATGGCGCTAAAGATGATCTCCTTCAGTCATCCATCGCTGCTCCCTTTGGTGTCGACGgttattttactgctaatttcgATTCAG GCTTCGATGTCACAACGTCCGCCGTCTTGGGGACAGCCTCCTCAGTTCTACCAGAATCCCGCGCCAACACCTCCCCGCAGGCAGTTTTACCACCAGCGCGGGTTCGAGTACCAAAACGTCCAACCTCAACGATTCGTGAAGACAGTCTCCCGTCAGGCCCTCGTCGATATGGCGGCTTTCCAATCGCGGAGCTACCATATTCCTCACACTCCCGGCGTCGAGTATCATCGAGGATCGTGGGGAATTCTCCCCACCGGGAATTTCTTCTTCGACCGATGCGACTACACGAGGCAGCCTGTGGTCCCTGGCCCAGCCAATGTCCACCAGCATTATGGGCGAAAGATTTACGGCGGTCCAGCCAATGTCCAGCAGCATTACGGACAAAAGACTTACGGCGGTCCAGCCAATGTCCAGCAGAAATACGGACAAAAGACTTACGGCCTCAATACGCACACTTGGGCTCCTCCGAGGCCCCAAAACCCGATTTATAATCCCTTGAAACCTCAACCTCAATCCTACGCTTCCTCGAATCTCTACCACGCAAAATATGCGGGTTTCTCATAG